One Setaria italica strain Yugu1 chromosome II, Setaria_italica_v2.0, whole genome shotgun sequence DNA segment encodes these proteins:
- the LOC101786110 gene encoding LOW QUALITY PROTEIN: pre-mRNA-splicing factor 38-like (The sequence of the model RefSeq protein was modified relative to this genomic sequence to represent the inferred CDS: inserted 1 base in 1 codon) encodes MANRTDPLAKSIHGTNPQNLVEKIVHSKIYQSTYWKEHCFGLTAETLVDKAMELDHTGGTYGGNRXPTPFLCLALKMLQIQPDKDIVVEFIKNEDYKYVRVLGAFYMRLTGTVADVYQYLEPLYNDYRKLRHKLSDGQFALTHVDEFIDELLTKDYSCDTALPRIQKRWVLEASGTLEPRRSALEDDFEEEEEDKEEQPMEIDQPNGHEKDNHRGRSPARDRDRDRDRDRKHERHHRDRDHDRDRDYDRDYGRGRDRDRDRDRERDRNRDRDRDRHRLRDDDYSRDRDRDRERDGREREHRDRDRGRHRSRSRSRDRRDRDREDGEYRRRRDRGSVSPRGRGEDGATREEPKRKKEKKEKKGEQNAPDPNDPEIIEMNKLRASLGLKPLK; translated from the exons ATGGCGAACCGCACAGACCCCCTCGCGAAGAGCATCCACGGGACGAACCCGCAGAACCTGGTGGAGAAGATTGTGCACTCCAAGATCTACCAGAGCACCTACTGGAAGGAGCACTGCTTTGGCCTCACCGCCGAGACGTTGGTCGACAAGGCTATGGAGCTCGACCACACCGGCGGGACCTACGGCGGCAACC AGCCCACCCCGTTCCTCTGCCTCGCGCTCAAGATGCTGCAGATCCAGCCCGACAAGGACATCGTCGTCGAGTTCATCAAGAACGAGGATTACAA GTATGTTCGCGTTCTGGGGGCCTTCTACATGCGCCTCACCGGCACCGTTGCTGATGTCTACCAGTATCTGGAGCCACTCTACAACGACTACCGCAAGCTCAGGCATAAGCTCAGCGATGGAC AGTTCGCACTTACCCATGTTGATGAGTTCATCGATGAGTTGCTGACCAAGGACTACTCCTGTGATACAGCCCTCCCCCGTATTCAGAAAAG ATGGGTTCTTGAAGCGTCTGGAACTCTAGAACCAAGAAGAAGTGCACTTGAGGATGAttttgaggaagaagaggaagacaaGGAGGAACAACCTATGGAAATTGACCAGCCTAATGGCCATGAGAAG GATAATCATCGTGGAAGAAGCCCTGCAAGGGACCGGGATCGGGACCGGGACCGGGACCGGAAACACGAAAGGCATCACAG GGACCGAGATCATGATAGAGATCGGGATTACGATAGGGACTATGGGAGAGGACGGGACAGAGACCGAGATAGAGATCGTGAAAGGGACAGAAACAGGGATAGGGATCGCGACCGTCACCGTCTGCGAGACGATGACTACAGCCGAGACAGGGACCGAGACCGTGAGAGGGATGGTAGGGAAAGGGAACACCGGGACAGAGACCGTGGCAGGCACAGGAGCCGCTCAAGGAGCAGGGATCGGCGAGACAGAGACCGTGAAGATGGAGAGTACCGCAGGAGGCGTGATCGTGGCAGTGTGAGTCCTCGAGGACGTGGTGAGGATGGCGCCACAAGGGAGGAAccgaagaggaagaaggaaaagaaagagaagaagggagAACAAAATGCTCCAGATCCAAATGATCCTGAGATCATAGAAATGAACAAGCTCCGGGCCTCACTAGGGTTGAAACCGCTGAAGTAG